A single Streptococcus thermophilus DNA region contains:
- a CDS encoding DUF1310 family protein, producing MKKVILQYLASALTVILILGLVVSNRQRNQSLVKKVKDPEISYIYQDSLENLDRLALSHAGVIQSYQLDDLSVRKEDGKIRLVLHVNHSYDMQVNLVLKADIYGDLSVVQATPSKALKLALEDESYQKRLTLISQKEDAIMARDHWDPTIKPAYVAQVRSKMKKTSLTQLDKVLQDIDQESKEVGSDTYTDFFQASQLPNHDKLDLVMTHMQVYVDKYQFLQLGKSGYKFSKKLEPTSPFYSYFREAIMETYQTDLGLGIDDLGIKLHLFRSWIDKQSMDYIRTNYKGKTDLDKLLAYSKDKKIKLDYTTGASYHNRSLGDFTYPENMKIQLPQTSVMGAYGVSNSRFIEFIVNMDTRKFVSEWNVYKKRKDGSIDSNPKHYKIEDGADIADTDSANYGLSKGLNADLPAYLNNSHTYLDVRHPTDNAIRRKMVRKWKNAKNVLNGGHYADIVKKGGLKDLETWRQVKTEDRLQVYNAYLDYIRSNLVLNGFDSFYQESYKPQGGDKKE from the coding sequence ATGAAGAAAGTAATTTTACAGTATCTGGCAAGTGCTCTGACTGTAATCCTTATACTTGGTCTTGTGGTTTCTAACCGACAGCGAAATCAATCTCTGGTAAAGAAGGTCAAAGACCCTGAGATTTCCTATATTTATCAGGATTCTTTGGAAAATCTAGACAGACTGGCCCTTAGTCATGCTGGGGTTATCCAATCTTATCAACTCGACGATCTGTCTGTTAGGAAGGAAGATGGGAAGATTCGCTTAGTTCTCCATGTCAATCATTCATATGATATGCAGGTAAATCTTGTCCTCAAAGCAGATATCTACGGTGATTTATCTGTGGTTCAAGCTACGCCATCAAAAGCTTTAAAGCTTGCTTTGGAGGACGAGTCTTATCAGAAACGGTTGACCTTGATTTCTCAAAAAGAAGATGCCATTATGGCTCGTGACCACTGGGATCCGACCATTAAGCCTGCTTATGTGGCTCAGGTGAGAAGTAAGATGAAGAAGACTTCCCTAACCCAGCTAGACAAGGTTCTACAGGATATTGACCAAGAAAGTAAGGAAGTAGGCTCAGATACCTATACAGACTTTTTTCAAGCTTCTCAACTACCTAATCATGACAAGCTTGATTTGGTTATGACTCACATGCAGGTTTATGTGGATAAGTACCAGTTCCTCCAGTTAGGAAAGTCAGGTTATAAATTTTCCAAAAAGCTAGAGCCGACCAGTCCTTTTTACAGTTACTTCCGTGAGGCTATTATGGAGACGTATCAGACGGATTTAGGGCTTGGTATAGATGACTTAGGTATCAAGCTCCACCTTTTTAGGTCTTGGATTGATAAGCAGTCCATGGACTATATTAGGACCAATTACAAGGGCAAGACGGATTTAGACAAGCTTCTGGCTTACAGCAAGGACAAGAAGATTAAGTTGGATTATACTACAGGTGCTTCCTATCATAATCGAAGCTTGGGAGACTTTACCTATCCAGAGAACATGAAAATTCAGCTACCTCAGACCAGTGTCATGGGAGCTTACGGTGTCAGCAATTCCCGCTTTATTGAATTTATTGTCAATATGGATACAAGGAAATTTGTTTCTGAGTGGAATGTCTACAAGAAAAGGAAAGACGGTAGCATCGACTCTAATCCCAAGCATTACAAGATTGAAGATGGTGCTGACATTGCCGATACGGACTCTGCTAACTATGGGCTGTCTAAGGGATTGAATGCTGACCTACCAGCCTATCTCAATAATAGCCATACCTATCTCGACGTTCGTCACCCTACCGACAATGCGATTAGACGCAAGATGGTTCGAAAGTGGAAAAATGCCAAGAATGTCTTAAACGGTGGGCACTATGCTGATATTGTTAAAAAGGGAGGCTTGAAAGACCTTGAAACATGGAGACAAGTTAAGACAGAAGACAGGCTTCAGGTCTACAATGCTTACCTTGATTATATTCGTTCTAATCTTGTGCTCAATGGGTTTGACAGCTTTTACCAAGAAAGCTACAAGCCCCAAGGTGGAGACAAAAAAGAATGA
- a CDS encoding radical SAM/SPASM domain-containing protein encodes MFRDRDVSTLRIIILAHGDCNFRCKYCYEKFVDCTIESQKSSILKFVKNKFEQYQFKDIHVSWFGGEPLLGYRDILDISKALIELSSTYGIRYHSDMTTNGYLLNSRTLSRLVTECQVQSYQITVDGTKEGHDNQRVLKNGHGSYDRIIKNLSNAQKLDLNFHILIRLNVSKENYSDVENFLVTDAQLFKRDKRFQLLFRNVGDWGCGDRKEGYEVKRFAEDVSFELSQKAIKQGYNLFDHLLFRSNFYACYAQKEHTYTIDTKGNLLKCTVALYDEENKIGNLDSFVIDDQKQKLWINNYEFSQKCSKCQLLLICKGGACPKRDIFNERTFNEKCQRMRQNILQNFELAILSNKVNYELKVE; translated from the coding sequence ATGTTTAGGGACAGAGATGTATCAACTCTTAGAATCATTATACTTGCTCATGGAGATTGTAATTTTAGATGTAAGTATTGTTATGAAAAATTTGTAGATTGTACCATAGAATCACAAAAATCGAGTATTTTAAAATTTGTGAAAAATAAATTTGAACAATACCAATTTAAAGATATTCATGTTTCTTGGTTTGGTGGGGAGCCTCTTTTAGGTTATAGAGACATTTTAGATATTTCCAAAGCACTAATTGAGTTATCATCAACCTATGGAATTCGCTATCATTCTGATATGACGACTAACGGCTACTTGCTAAATAGTAGAACTTTGTCAAGGTTGGTCACAGAATGTCAAGTCCAGTCCTATCAAATTACAGTTGATGGAACTAAAGAGGGTCATGATAATCAACGGGTTTTAAAAAATGGACATGGTTCGTATGACCGTATAATAAAAAATCTTAGCAATGCTCAGAAATTAGACTTGAACTTCCATATACTAATACGATTAAATGTTTCCAAAGAAAATTATTCAGATGTGGAGAATTTCTTAGTAACAGATGCGCAATTATTTAAAAGGGACAAGAGATTTCAATTACTTTTTAGAAATGTTGGTGATTGGGGATGTGGGGATAGAAAAGAAGGATACGAGGTTAAAAGATTTGCAGAGGATGTTTCTTTTGAACTATCTCAAAAAGCAATTAAACAAGGATACAATTTATTTGATCACTTATTGTTTAGAAGTAATTTCTATGCCTGCTATGCTCAAAAAGAGCATACCTACACCATTGATACAAAAGGAAACCTTTTAAAATGTACGGTAGCATTATATGATGAAGAAAATAAAATTGGAAATTTAGATAGTTTTGTTATCGATGATCAAAAACAAAAACTCTGGATAAACAACTATGAATTTTCACAGAAATGTTCGAAATGCCAATTATTATTGATTTGTAAAGGTGGAGCTTGTCCTAAACGTGATATTTTTAATGAACGGACGTTTAATGAAAAGTGCCAACGTATGCGACAAAATATTTTACAAAATTTTGAACTTGCGATTTTATCCAATAAGGTCAATTATGAATTGAAGGTGGAATGA
- the galE gene encoding UDP-glucose 4-epimerase GalE, translating to MAILVLGGAGYIGSHMVDRLVEKGQEKVVVVDSLVTGHRAAVHPDAIFYQGDLSDQDFMRKVFKENPDVDAVIHFAAYSLVGESMEKPLKYFDNNTAGMVKLLEVMNECGVKYIVFSSTAATYGIPEEIPILETTPQNPINPYGESKLMMETIMRWSDQAYGIKYVPLRYFNVAGAKPDGSIGEDHGPETHFLPIILQVAQGVREKIMIFGDDYNTPDGTNVRDYVHPFDLADAHLLAVEYLRKGNESTAFNLGSSTGFSNLQILEAARKVTGKEIPAEKADRRPGDPDILIASSEKARTVLGWKPQFDNIEKIIASAWAWHSSHPKGYDDRG from the coding sequence ATGGCAATTTTAGTATTAGGTGGAGCTGGTTATATCGGTTCTCACATGGTTGATCGCTTAGTTGAAAAAGGTCAAGAAAAAGTAGTAGTAGTAGATAGTTTGGTAACAGGTCACCGTGCTGCCGTACATCCAGATGCTATTTTCTATCAAGGCGATCTTTCTGATCAGGATTTTATGAGAAAGGTCTTCAAAGAAAACCCTGATGTTGATGCTGTTATTCACTTTGCGGCCTATTCTTTGGTTGGTGAATCAATGGAAAAACCACTCAAATATTTTGATAACAACACAGCTGGAATGGTTAAATTGCTTGAGGTTATGAACGAATGCGGTGTTAAATACATTGTCTTCTCATCAACAGCAGCAACTTACGGAATTCCAGAAGAAATTCCAATTCTTGAAACAACACCACAAAATCCTATCAACCCATATGGTGAAAGTAAGTTGATGATGGAAACCATTATGAGGTGGTCAGACCAAGCTTACGGCATCAAGTATGTCCCTCTTCGTTACTTCAACGTTGCTGGTGCCAAACCTGATGGTTCGATTGGTGAGGACCACGGTCCAGAAACTCACTTTCTACCGATTATTCTTCAAGTAGCTCAAGGTGTTCGTGAAAAAATCATGATCTTTGGGGATGACTACAATACTCCAGACGGGACTAACGTTCGTGACTATGTGCATCCATTCGACTTGGCGGACGCTCACCTCCTTGCTGTTGAATATCTTCGTAAAGGTAATGAATCTACAGCCTTTAACTTAGGTTCATCAACAGGTTTCTCAAACCTTCAAATTCTTGAAGCAGCTCGTAAGGTAACTGGTAAAGAGATTCCAGCTGAAAAAGCTGATCGTCGTCCTGGTGATCCTGATATATTGATTGCTTCATCTGAAAAAGCACGTACAGTTCTTGGATGGAAACCACAATTTGATAACATCGAAAAAATCATCGCAAGTGCTTGGGCATGGCATTCTAGCCATCCAAAAGGGTACGATGATCGAGGATAA
- the galT gene encoding UDP-glucose--hexose-1-phosphate uridylyltransferase, translating into MAENLVNTFVTQVIENSDYEELDRIYLTNKVFTLVGEGVADVETDSSELIDLKDQLLQAGVKAGSVGELDEEQDIIGAQLMDLITPRPSVVNRNFWGTYKSNPEQAIADFYAQSKRNDYVKVKAIAQNIAYKAPTKYGDLEITINLSKPEKDPKAIAAAKNAVASDYPKCQLCMENEGYLGRINHPARSNHRVVRFQMEDKEWGFQYSPYAYFNEHSIFFYGKHEPMHISPLTFGRLLTIVEAFPGYFAGSNADLPIVGGSILTHEHYQGGRHTFPMEVAGIKEKVSFDGYSDVEAGIVNWPMSVLRLRSEDKERLIALATKILNCWRGYSDEKAGVLAESDGQPHHTITPIARRKDDKFELDLVLRDNQTSEEHPDGIYHPHKDVQHIKKENIGLIEVMGLAILPPRLKTELKDVEDYLLGQGNQVAPIHQEWADELKAQNPNITAEEVTEVVRQSVADIFARVLEDAGVYKTNSEGLDQFKAFVDFVNLAD; encoded by the coding sequence ATGGCTGAAAATTTAGTAAACACTTTTGTAACTCAGGTTATTGAAAATAGTGATTATGAGGAATTGGACCGTATCTATTTGACAAACAAAGTTTTTACTTTGGTTGGAGAAGGAGTTGCTGATGTTGAAACAGATAGCTCTGAATTGATTGACCTTAAAGACCAGTTGCTTCAAGCAGGTGTTAAAGCTGGTTCCGTAGGTGAACTTGACGAAGAACAAGATATCATCGGTGCTCAACTCATGGACTTAATTACACCAAGACCGAGCGTTGTCAATCGTAACTTCTGGGGTACTTATAAATCTAACCCAGAGCAAGCAATTGCTGACTTTTATGCACAAAGTAAACGAAATGATTATGTGAAAGTCAAAGCCATTGCACAAAATATTGCTTATAAAGCACCAACTAAATACGGTGACTTGGAAATTACGATTAACCTTTCAAAACCTGAAAAAGATCCCAAAGCCATCGCTGCAGCTAAAAATGCGGTAGCTTCTGATTATCCAAAATGCCAACTTTGTATGGAAAATGAAGGTTATTTGGGTCGCATTAATCACCCAGCCCGCAGCAATCACCGTGTTGTTCGTTTCCAAATGGAAGACAAGGAGTGGGGCTTCCAATACTCGCCTTATGCTTACTTTAACGAACATTCTATCTTCTTTTATGGTAAGCACGAACCAATGCACATCAGTCCATTGACGTTTGGCCGTCTCCTAACAATTGTTGAAGCATTCCCTGGTTACTTCGCAGGTTCAAATGCCGATCTTCCAATTGTAGGTGGTTCAATTCTTACACATGAACACTATCAAGGTGGTCGCCATACCTTCCCAATGGAAGTAGCAGGCATTAAAGAAAAAGTTAGCTTTGATGGTTACTCTGATGTTGAGGCTGGCATCGTTAATTGGCCTATGTCTGTTCTTCGTCTAAGAAGTGAAGACAAGGAAAGACTTATCGCTCTTGCAACTAAAATCCTAAATTGCTGGCGTGGTTATTCAGACGAAAAAGCTGGGGTCTTGGCTGAATCTGATGGACAACCTCACCACACCATTACTCCAATTGCTCGTAGAAAAGACGACAAATTTGAATTGGATTTGGTTCTTCGTGACAATCAAACTTCTGAAGAACATCCAGACGGTATCTATCACCCACATAAAGATGTTCAACATATTAAGAAAGAAAACATTGGTTTGATTGAAGTTATGGGATTGGCCATTCTTCCACCTCGTTTGAAAACAGAACTTAAAGATGTTGAAGATTATCTATTAGGTCAAGGTAACCAAGTTGCTCCAATTCACCAAGAATGGGCAGATGAACTCAAAGCTCAAAATCCGAATATTACGGCTGAGGAAGTGACAGAAGTTGTTCGACAATCTGTTGCAGATATCTTTGCTCGTGTACTAGAAGATGCAGGTGTTTATAAGACTAATAGTGAAGGCTTGGATCAGTTTAAAGCATTTGTAGATTTTGTAAATTTAGCTGATTAA
- the gshAB gene encoding bifunctional glutamate--cysteine ligase GshA/glutathione synthetase GshB translates to MTLNQLLQKLEATSPILQANFGIERESLRVDRQGQLVHTPHPSCLGARSFHPYIQTDFCEFQMELITPVAKSTTEARRFLGAITDVAGRSIATDEVLWPLSMPPRLKAEEIQVAQLENDFERHYRNYLAEKYGTKLQAISGIHYNMELGKDLVEALFQESDQTDMIAFKNALYLKLAQNYLRYRWVITYLFGASPIAEQGFFDQEVPEPVRSFRNSDHGYVNKEEIQVSFVSLEDYVSAIETYIEQGDLNAEKEFYSAVRFRGQKVNRSFLDKGITYLEFRNFDLNPFERIGISQTTMDTVHLLILAFLWLDSPENVDQALAQGHALNEKIALSHPLEPLPSEAKTQDIVTALDQLVQHFGLGDYHQDLVKQVKAAFADPNQTLSAQLLPYIKDKSLAEFALNKALAYHDYDWTAHYALKGYEEMELSTQMLLFDAIQKGIHFEILDEQDQFLKLWHQDHVEYVKNGNMTSKDNYVVPLAMANKTVTKKILADAGFPVPSGDEFTSLEEGLAYYPLIKDKQIVVKPKSTNFGLGISIFQEPASLDNYQKALEIAFAEDTSVLVEEFIPGTEYRFFILDGRCEAVLLRVAANVIGDGKHTIRELVAQKNANPLRGRDHRSPLEIIELGDIEQLMLAQQGYTPDDILPEGKKVNLRRNSNISTGGDSIDITETMDSSYQELAAAMATSMGAWACGVDLIIPDETQIATKENPHCTCIELNFNPSMYMHTYCAEGPGQAITTKILDKLFPEIVAGQT, encoded by the coding sequence ATGACATTAAACCAACTGCTTCAAAAACTGGAAGCTACCAGCCCTATTCTCCAAGCTAATTTTGGAATCGAGCGCGAGAGTCTACGTGTCGATAGGCAAGGACAACTGGTGCATACACCTCACCCATCCTGTCTAGGAGCTCGTAGTTTCCACCCCTATATTCAGACTGATTTTTGCGAGTTTCAGATGGAACTCATCACACCAGTTGCCAAATCTACTACTGAGGCTCGCCGATTTCTGGGAGCTATTACTGATGTAGCTGGCCGCTCTATTGCTACAGACGAGGTTCTCTGGCCTTTATCCATGCCACCTCGTCTAAAGGCAGAGGAGATTCAAGTTGCTCAACTGGAAAATGACTTCGAACGCCATTATCGTAACTATTTGGCTGAAAAATACGGAACTAAACTACAAGCTATCTCAGGTATCCACTATAATATGGAACTGGGTAAAGATTTAGTTGAGGCCTTGTTCCAAGAAAGTGATCAGACCGATATGATTGCCTTCAAAAACGCCCTCTATCTTAAGCTGGCTCAGAACTACTTGCGCTACCGTTGGGTGATTACCTATCTCTTTGGGGCCTCACCCATCGCCGAACAAGGTTTCTTTGACCAGGAAGTTCCAGAACCTGTGCGTTCCTTCCGTAACAGTGACCACGGCTATGTCAATAAGGAAGAGATTCAAGTATCCTTTGTAAGTCTAGAAGATTATGTCTCAGCCATTGAAACCTATATCGAACAAGGAGATTTGAATGCAGAGAAAGAATTTTACTCAGCTGTTCGTTTCCGTGGACAAAAGGTTAATCGTTCCTTCCTTGACAAAGGAATCACCTACCTAGAGTTCCGTAATTTCGACCTTAACCCTTTTGAGCGTATCGGTATTAGTCAGACTACTATGGACACTGTGCACTTACTCATTTTAGCCTTCCTTTGGCTTGATAGCCCTGAAAATGTCGACCAAGCTCTTGCACAAGGCCACGCGTTAAATGAGAAAATTGCCCTCTCTCATCCTCTAGAACCTCTACCTTCGGAGGCTAAAACTCAGGACATTGTAACTGCCCTAGACCAACTGGTGCAACACTTTGGACTTGGTGACTATCATCAAGATCTGGTTAAGCAAGTTAAGGCAGCCTTTGCGGATCCAAATCAAACGCTCTCTGCCCAGCTCTTACCCTATATCAAAGACAAATCTCTAGCCGAATTTGCTTTAAACAAGGCTCTTGCCTATCATGATTACGACTGGACTGCCCACTATGCTCTCAAGGGCTATGAAGAGATGGAACTCTCCACCCAGATGTTGCTCTTTGATGCCATCCAAAAGGGGATTCACTTTGAAATATTGGATGAGCAAGATCAATTCCTAAAACTTTGGCACCAAGACCATGTTGAATACGTCAAAAACGGTAACATGACCTCAAAAGACAACTACGTGGTTCCCCTTGCTATGGCTAATAAGACCGTAACCAAGAAGATTCTAGCAGATGCTGGCTTTCCAGTTCCTTCAGGAGACGAATTTACCAGTCTTGAGGAAGGACTTGCCTACTACCCTCTTATCAAGGATAAGCAAATTGTTGTCAAACCCAAGTCAACTAACTTTGGTCTGGGAATTTCCATTTTCCAAGAACCTGCCAGTCTTGACAACTATCAAAAAGCCCTTGAAATTGCTTTCGCAGAAGATACCTCTGTCCTTGTTGAAGAATTTATTCCAGGAACCGAATACCGTTTCTTCATCTTGGATGGGCGTTGTGAGGCTGTTCTTCTGCGTGTCGCTGCCAATGTTATTGGTGATGGCAAACACACCATTCGTGAACTAGTCGCTCAGAAAAATGCTAATCCATTGCGTGGCCGTGATCACCGGTCACCTCTGGAAATCATTGAGCTAGGAGACATCGAACAACTAATGTTAGCTCAACAGGGTTACACACCTGATGATATTCTCCCAGAAGGAAAAAAGGTCAATCTGCGTCGTAATTCCAACATCTCTACAGGTGGTGACTCTATTGATATCACTGAGACCATGGATTCCTCTTACCAAGAATTAGCCGCAGCCATGGCAACTAGCATGGGCGCCTGGGCTTGCGGGGTTGATCTGATAATTCCAGATGAAACTCAAATTGCCACCAAGGAAAATCCTCATTGCACCTGCATTGAGCTCAACTTTAACCCTTCGATGTATATGCACACCTACTGTGCTGAGGGTCCTGGCCAAGCTATCACTACTAAAATCCTAGATAAACTTTTTCCAGAAATAGTGGCTGGTCAAACTTAA
- a CDS encoding galactokinase, with product MNTLQLREKFKEVFGVEADHTFFSPGRINLIGEHTDYNGGNVLPVAITLGTYGAARKRDDKVLRFFSANFEEKGIIEVPLENLRFEKEHDWTNYPKGVLHFLQEAGHTIDSGMDIYIYGNIPNGSGLSSSSSLELLIGVIVEKLYDLKLERLDLVKIGKQTENDFIGVNSGIMDQFAIGMGADQCAIYLDTNTLKYDLVPLDLKDNVVVIMNTNKRRELSDSKYNERRAECETAVSELQEKLDIQTLGELDLWTFDAYSYLIKDENRIKRARHAVLENQRTLQARKALEAGELEGFGRLMNASHVSLKYDYEVTGLELDTLAHTAWEQEGVLGARMTGAGFGGCAIALVNKDKVEDFKKAIGQRYEEVVGYAPIFYIAEVTGGSRVLD from the coding sequence ATGAATACGTTACAGTTAAGAGAAAAGTTTAAAGAAGTTTTTGGTGTAGAAGCAGATCATACTTTCTTTTCACCAGGTCGTATTAATTTGATTGGTGAGCATACGGACTACAATGGAGGTAACGTCCTTCCGGTAGCTATTACCCTAGGTACTTACGGAGCGGCCCGCAAACGTGATGACAAAGTTTTGCGTTTCTTCTCAGCTAACTTTGAAGAGAAGGGAATCATCGAAGTGCCACTTGAAAATCTTCGTTTTGAAAAAGAACACGACTGGACAAACTATCCAAAAGGTGTTCTTCATTTCTTGCAAGAAGCTGGGCATACGATTGATTCAGGTATGGATATTTACATCTATGGTAACATTCCAAACGGATCAGGCTTGTCATCATCATCATCTTTGGAATTATTGATTGGTGTTATTGTTGAAAAACTTTATGACCTTAAATTGGAACGCCTGGACTTGGTTAAAATCGGAAAACAAACGGAAAATGACTTTATTGGCGTTAACTCTGGTATCATGGACCAATTCGCTATTGGTATGGGAGCTGATCAATGTGCGATTTACTTGGACACAAATACTCTAAAGTATGACTTGGTACCCCTTGACCTCAAGGATAATGTCGTAGTCATCATGAACACTAACAAACGTCGTGAATTGTCTGATTCTAAATACAATGAACGTCGTGCTGAATGTGAAACAGCAGTATCTGAACTACAAGAAAAATTGGATATCCAAACTCTCGGTGAATTAGACCTCTGGACATTTGACGCATACAGCTATTTGATTAAAGACGAAAACCGTATCAAACGTGCACGCCATGCAGTTCTTGAAAATCAACGTACACTTCAAGCTCGTAAAGCTCTTGAAGCAGGAGAATTGGAAGGCTTTGGACGCCTTATGAATGCTTCTCATGTGTCTTTGAAATATGATTACGAAGTTACAGGTCTTGAACTTGATACTTTGGCACACACAGCTTGGGAACAAGAAGGAGTATTAGGAGCCCGCATGACAGGAGCTGGTTTCGGTGGGTGTGCCATTGCACTTGTAAACAAAGACAAAGTTGAAGACTTCAAAAAAGCAATTGGTCAACGCTATGAAGAAGTCGTTGGTTATGCACCAATCTTCTATATTGCCGAAGTAACTGGTGGTTCACGAGTACTTGATTAA
- a CDS encoding ATP-binding cassette domain-containing protein translates to MGTIFRHISKTKLFFYLLFSLLYSLQGLVTSFLIQGAGKVDVNDNRMILTFGLSGVLLFVFIYACMYVNNILARAIIEEFNVLISKKAIETFYQRTLQYSPSELNSFLAQDIPMFWQEYLAPLIIYPIFGLSILASVFYLLIQHIQLGLMFTVGGFLMIIPQFIFHKMLKRRGEELSKARENSMASITDFTKGIDTIRSSQASHQFSAHVLDAIKNTERKQYHYFISHNLVMFWTGPLKGIGLVIPLMIGLFLMRTTSLTLTTLLAMMTASMNLISPLQQLLEGTSSLQSSTAIRDKVVSILQLSDGFTEVEEKNVEGRKLCIDIDHLSKSFGEKNLFQQLSLNIPFGKKVLLTGASGSGKSTLFKLLSGEDTEFSGTISFESENGMSFKPSYDCVSVIHQKPYIFKGSLRDNVTLFQDFSDSSIIDVLQKVNLLKEVGNNLELYLDGQNLSGGQMMKLELARALLRLKPILLVDEVTASLDDTNAKEIRQLIYSQDCTIIEIAHKFNKDNYDEVIKLEDYRFRD, encoded by the coding sequence ATGGGAACTATTTTTAGGCATATCTCAAAAACTAAATTATTTTTTTATTTATTATTTTCGCTACTATATTCCTTACAAGGCTTAGTTACTTCATTTCTCATACAGGGAGCAGGAAAAGTTGATGTAAATGACAATCGAATGATACTAACATTTGGATTAAGTGGAGTGTTATTATTTGTCTTTATCTATGCTTGTATGTATGTCAATAATATCCTAGCACGAGCAATCATTGAAGAATTTAATGTTCTTATTTCTAAAAAAGCTATTGAGACGTTCTATCAAAGAACATTGCAATACAGTCCATCAGAATTAAATTCCTTTTTAGCACAAGATATTCCAATGTTTTGGCAAGAGTATCTGGCCCCGCTCATTATTTATCCTATCTTTGGACTATCTATTCTAGCTTCTGTGTTCTATCTTTTGATACAACATATCCAACTAGGTCTGATGTTTACAGTTGGGGGATTTTTAATGATTATACCCCAGTTTATCTTTCATAAGATGTTGAAGAGACGGGGGGAGGAATTAAGTAAAGCTAGAGAAAACAGTATGGCTTCTATCACAGATTTTACCAAAGGAATAGATACTATTCGTAGTAGTCAGGCTAGCCATCAGTTTTCAGCCCATGTGTTGGATGCTATCAAAAACACTGAAAGGAAGCAATACCATTATTTTATAAGTCATAATTTAGTCATGTTTTGGACAGGACCTCTCAAAGGTATAGGGCTAGTTATCCCTCTGATGATAGGCTTATTTTTGATGAGAACAACCTCTTTAACTCTGACGACATTACTGGCCATGATGACGGCCTCGATGAATCTTATTTCTCCATTACAACAATTGCTAGAAGGTACTTCTAGTCTACAATCCTCCACAGCTATTAGAGATAAGGTAGTTTCTATTTTACAGTTAAGTGATGGATTTACTGAAGTAGAGGAAAAAAACGTTGAAGGAAGAAAATTATGTATTGATATTGATCATTTGAGTAAATCATTTGGAGAAAAAAATCTCTTTCAACAGTTATCTCTTAATATTCCTTTTGGAAAAAAGGTTTTACTGACGGGAGCAAGCGGTAGTGGAAAATCTACTCTGTTTAAACTTTTAAGCGGTGAAGATACTGAATTTTCAGGAACTATTTCTTTTGAAAGTGAGAATGGAATGTCTTTTAAGCCATCGTATGATTGTGTATCAGTCATTCATCAAAAGCCTTATATTTTTAAAGGTAGTTTAAGAGATAATGTAACTCTCTTCCAAGATTTTTCAGACAGTAGTATAATAGATGTGTTACAGAAAGTTAATCTTCTTAAGGAAGTTGGCAATAATCTTGAACTATACCTTGATGGACAAAATCTATCAGGTGGTCAAATGATGAAATTAGAACTTGCCAGAGCTTTGCTTAGATTGAAGCCCATTCTACTTGTTGATGAGGTAACAGCTTCATTGGATGATACGAATGCCAAAGAGATTCGACAGCTTATTTACTCTCAAGATTGTACAATTATTGAAATTGCTCATAAATTCAATAAAGATAATTATGATGAGGTTATTAAGTTAGAAGATTATAGATTTCGTGATTAA